The genomic region CCGACGTCGCCTCGCTCGACAAGTGGGACGCGTACACCGACGCGAAGGAGGCGATGTTCCTCCACACCGACCTCGCCGAAGCGCCGTGGACGGTCGTGAAGAGCAACGACAAGAAGCGCGCCCGGGTGGAGGCGATGCGGTACGTGCTCTCCCGGTTCGACTACGCCGACAAGGACGAGGAGGTCGTCGGCGAACCCGACCCGCGGATCGTCGGCCCGGCGGCCAGCGTCCTGCCCGACTGAACCGCGTCCGCCGCAAGAATGCCCGCCGCACCCGCGGCGGGCATTCTTGTCGGATCGGCGAATCAGAACGGGCAGGTATTCATCGACGCACTGACCGGAGCGAATAGTCCGGTGGACGGTCCGGGACAGAGGAACTGCGTGTAGCGGGTGTCGTTGTCCACCCATCGCTTGAGCCACGAAATGAAGTATTTCGCCATCGTGGTGTTCGCCGACGTCGGGAAGAAATGGTCGGCGTTCCGGAGTTCGATGTAGTCCTTCTCGGCTCGGGTGATGCTGTTGTAGAACGGCTTCGCGTGGTCGTTCGGTGAGGCGACGACGTCCGACGAGCCGCCGAAGAACATCGTCGGCACGGTGACGCTCGACCAGTTCCGCTCGCCGTTCCAGGGCGCCATCCCGACGATCGCCTTGAGTGACGGGCGCTGCAGCGCGGCCCGCCGCAGACCGCCGCCGCCCATGGACCAGCCGGCCGCCGCGAGCCGGGTGCGGTCGATCCGGCTCGCGACCGAACTGCGGTTGGTCGCCCAGTCCAGCGCGGCGAGCGCCTGGTTACCGCGGGCGTCGGGCAGGTCGGTGGTGCCGCTGGTCTCGATGCCGACGACCACGAAGCCCTGGGACGCCAGGCGCGGGCCGAGCCAGTTGAGCTGGGCCCAGACCGAGAGGAAGCCGGGCACGATCACCACGGCGCCGTACGTCTGGCTGGTGTCCCTGGGGTAGTAGATCTGACCGCCGCCGAAGCCGGTGGCGCCGACGATCGGTTGCGAGTCGACCGCGAACGGCCCGGTCGTCGCCTCGATGCTCGCGTTGGTCGGGTCCGGTCCGCGTTGGTAGGGGTTGTCCGCCGCCTGGGCGGTGGGGGCGGCGGTGAGTCCGCCGGCGACCAGCGCGGCGATG from Cryptosporangium minutisporangium harbors:
- a CDS encoding alpha/beta hydrolase family protein, encoding MSFLRSPGRSRRGRIPLPGFLLIIAALVAGGLTAAPTAQAADNPYQRGPDPTNASIEATTGPFAVDSQPIVGATGFGGGQIYYPRDTSQTYGAVVIVPGFLSVWAQLNWLGPRLASQGFVVVGIETSGTTDLPDARGNQALAALDWATNRSSVASRIDRTRLAAAGWSMGGGGLRRAALQRPSLKAIVGMAPWNGERNWSSVTVPTMFFGGSSDVVASPNDHAKPFYNSITRAEKDYIELRNADHFFPTSANTTMAKYFISWLKRWVDNDTRYTQFLCPGPSTGLFAPVSASMNTCPF